A region from the Acanthopagrus latus isolate v.2019 chromosome 8, fAcaLat1.1, whole genome shotgun sequence genome encodes:
- the plekhg7 gene encoding pleckstrin homology domain-containing family G member 7: MSALKHVILQDKDQDVEKRLDWSYIEWDENEDVSAGVANAETQTDRGPFEDKECQTSNPVIMHIDLTRTNSKLRHSSLVDGDGLVAPFFQFDRQAPGRISTSPTLRRMRSTRRPLTDSWDPLRMGSTQEEPSTESTPSPVSPHRVKSPLAASPLSDGETGHDHQSVSSSDRQRTRSHRSKTFDNGLASKRQECHSAHPAHRNSNFGFPDSEAQEKEHLHNRLQERRRSSVVVSLPGLDVSPGDLFVSNGVADRLNGSNFSDTKKSKWPFSRRSTTKAKLQTGTASDVEKYLSTAQIQNWRNSDLQRYKDFCLAEFLRDQSSQVSPTSDPQLFKRQEAIWELFTSECVYFLDQLMVLKEVFSATLTNLQATNCLNDIDSWRLFANLNELCLVSFGFLNNLLRVIRDTLEITEGGGPTLPVLLSKAFQESICHCLQKYCLNYTTALLYLDSLKPREDFGSYVKWCERNEQCRRLQLRDLLVAPLQRLTRYPLLLRNIAKRCQTEDESGGLQAIAEQVDTSICDLEGKVKWLDNYQKVKQLRDALVWLPVWERDKRAFVPESLKHLLKAVTLENLISHRSLLHEGKLVLTENTKLIDVYLFLFDEFLLITKIKRNKKRSMGPDQNPLRLPQNLELDQLLKEGCTFTVLDQPVSLDRLQLRNIDQLNASTSGLPHSFIIMHQNRYQQCIGAFILQAASESAKRVWISKIEGAVTALLKLDSEQPRVKSSSLWLESSQI, from the exons ATGTCTGCGCTGAAGCACGTTATCCTGCAAGACAAGGACCAGGACGTGGAGAAGAGGCTGGACTGGAGTTACATCGAGTGGGACGAGAATGAAGACGTCAGCGCAGGTGTGGCGAACGCAGAGACACAAACGGACCGAGGACCCTTTGAGGATAAGGAGTGTCAGACCAGCAACCCGGTCATCATGCACATAGACCTCACACGGACAAACTCCAAGCTGAGACACTCGTCCCTGGTGGACGGTGACGGCTTGGTGGCACCTTTCTTCCAGTTTGACCGGCAGGCTCCCGGGCGCATCTCCACATCTCCCACcttgaggaggatgaggagcaccCGGCGTCCCCTGACGGACTCCTGGGATCCTCTCAGGATGGGGAGCACCCAGGAGGAGCCTTCCACTGAGAGCACGCCGTCCCCCGTCAGCCCCCACAGGGTCAAGTCTCCTCTCGCGGCGAGCCCCCTCTCTGACGGGGAGACGGGTCACGACCACCAGTCCGTCTCATCGTCCGACCGACAGAGAACCAGATCGCACAGATCCAAGACTTTCGACAACGGCCTCGCGTCCAAGAGACAAGAGTGCCACAGCGCTCACCCGGCTCACAGGAACAGCAATTTTGGATTTCCTGATAGTGAAGCACAG gagaaggagcATTTACATAATAG GCTTCAGGAGAGGAGGCGGAGCTCCGTGGTGGTCAGCCTGCCGGGATTGGATGTTTCACCTGGAGACCTTTTTGTGTCCAATGGAGTGGCGGACAGACTGAACGGTTCAAACTTCTCTG acacgAAGAAGTCGAAGTGGCCCTTTTCAAGGCGTAGCACG ACTAAGGCGAAGTTGCAGACGGGCACAGCGTCCGACGTTGAAAAATATCTCTCCACGGCGCAGATTCAGAACTGGAGGAACTCCGACCTTCAGCGGTATAAG GACTTCTGTCTGGCGGAGTTCCTGCGCGACCAGTCGTCCCAGGTGAGCCCCACCTCTGACCCTCAGCTTTTCAAGAGACAGGAGGCCATCTGGGAACTCTTCACCAGCGAGTGTGTTTACTTCCTGGATCAGCTCATGGTTCTCAAAGAG GTGTTTTCGGCGACACTCACGAACCTGCAGGCGACCAACTGCCTGAATGACATCGACTCCTGGAGGCTGTTCGCAAACCTCAACGAGCTTTGCCTG gtgagcttTGGTTTCCTGAACAACCTCCTCCGTGTCATCAGGGACACGTTGGAGATCACTGAGGGTGGCGGGCCCACCCTGCCGGTGCTGCTGAGCAAG GCTTTCCAGGAGAGCATATGTCACTGCCTGCAGAAGTACTGCCTCAACTACACCACCGCTCTGCTTTATCTGGACAGCCTGAAGCCCCGAGAGGACTTTGGATCTTATGTGAAG TGGTGCGAGAGGAACGAACAGTGCCGGAGGCTGCAGCTGCGCGACCTGTTGGTGGCGCCATTGCAGAGGCTAACTCGATACCCGCTGCTGCTGCGGAATATCGCGAAGAGATGCCAGACGGAGGACGAGAGCGGAGGCCTGCAGGCTATAGCTGAGCAAGTGGACACGTCTATAT GTGACTTGGAGGGAAAGGTGAAGTGGCTGGATAACTACCAGAAGGTGAAACAGCTGAGAGACGCCCTGGTGTGGCTGCCCGTGTGGGAGAGAGACAAGCGCGCCTTCGTCCCTGAG AGCCTGAAGCATCTCTTGAAGGCCGTCACTCTGGAGAATCTCATCTCCCACAGGAGTCTGCTGCATGAAGGGAAGCTGGTGCTCACAG AAAACACGAAGCTCATAGACGTCTATCTGTTCCTGTTCGACGAATTCCTGCTGATCACGAAGATCAAGAGAAACAAGAAG CGGTCCATGGGTCCAGATCAGAATCCTCTGAGGCTGCCGCAGAACCTGGAGCTGGATCAGCTGCTGAAGGAGGGGTGCACGTTCACGGTTCTGGACCAGCCCGTCTCTCTGGACCGACTCCAGCTGAGGAACATTGATCAGCTCAACGCCTCAA CGTCGGGACTGCCTCATTCTTTCATAATCATGCACCAGAACCGCTACCAGCAATGCATCGGAGCGTTCATCCTGCAAGCTGCGTCAGAGTCCGCCAAG AGAGTGTGGATTTCAAAGATAGAGGGCGCTGTGACGGCGCTGCTGAAGCTGGACTCTGAGCAGCCGCGAGTCAAGAGCTCCTCACTGTGGCTGGAGTCCTCGCAGATATGA